A single region of the Ictalurus punctatus breed USDA103 chromosome 26, Coco_2.0, whole genome shotgun sequence genome encodes:
- the LOC108258576 gene encoding sodium/potassium-transporting ATPase subunit alpha-1 isoform X1, giving the protein MGLGKGSDKYKLAATSEDGKKKKKKGKKKEKDMDDLKKEVDLDDHKLTLDELHRKYGTDLDRGLTASRAKEILERDGPNALTPPPTTPEWVKFCKQLFGGFSTLLWIGAILCFLAYGIQAASEDEPTNDNLYLGIVLSAVVMITGCFSYYQEAKSSKIMESFKNLVPQQALVIRDGEKKSINAEDVVVGDIVEIKGGDRIPADLRIIAAHGCKVDNSSLTGESEPQTRTPDFSNDNPLETRNIVFFSTNCVEGSAKGVVINTGDHTVMGRIATLASSLEGGQTPIAKEIEHFIHIITGVAVFLGVSFFILSLILGYGWLEAVIFLIGIIVANVPEGLLATVTVCLTLTAKRMAKKNCLVKNLEAVETLGSTSTICSDKTGTLTQNRMTVAHMWFDNQIHEADTTENQSGTAFDRSSPTWSALARVAGLCNRAVFLADQANVPILKRETAGDASESALLKCIELCCGAVKDMRDKYPKIAEIPFNSTNKYQLSIHKNSNASETKHLLVMKGAPERILDRCSTIVLQGKEQPLDDEMKDAFQNAYVELGGLGERVLGFCHYSLPDDQFPEGFAFDTEEVNFPTENLCFVGLMAMIDPPRAAVPDAVGKCRSAGIKVIMVTGDHPITAKAIAKGVGIISEGNETVEDIAARLNVPVGDVDPRDAKACVVHGGDLKDMTAEELDGILSHHTEIVFARTSPQQKLIIVEGCQRQGAIVAVTGDGVNDSPALKKADIGVAMGIAGSDVSKQAADMILLDDNFASIVTGVEEGRLIFDNLKKSIAYTLTSNIPEISPFLLFIIANIPLPLGTVTILCIDLGTDMVPAISLAYEAAESDIMKRQPRNPKTDKLVNERLISIAYGQIGMMQATAGFFTYFVILAENGFLPADLIGVRVNWDDKYYNDLEDSYGQQWTYERRKIVEYTCHTAFFVSIVIVQWADLIICKTRRNSILRQGMKNKILIFGLFEETALAAFLSYCPGMDIALRMYPLKPSWWFCAFPYSLLIFLYDEARRYLLRRNPGGWVEKETYY; this is encoded by the exons atgggATTAGGC AAGGGCAGTGATAAGTACAAATTAGCAGCAACCTCAGAAGatgggaagaaaaagaagaaaaaggggaagaaaaaggaGAAGGACATGGATGATCTGAAAAAAGAAGTCGATCTG GATGACCATAAGTTGACCTTAGATGAGCTTCATCGCAAATATGGCACTGACCTTGACAGA GGTTTGACTGCTTCTCGTGCAAAAGAAATCCTGGAACGAGATGGACCCAATGCTCTGACACCTCCTCCTACAACCCCTGAATGGGTCAAATTCTGTAAACAGCTCTTTGGTGGATTTTCCACTTTATTGTGGATTGGAGCTATTCTTTGTTTTTTGGCATACGGAATCCAAGCTGCCTCCGAAGATGAACCAACAAATGATAAT cTGTATCTTGGAATTGTCCTATCTGCTGTTGTAATGATCACTGGCTGCTTCTCATACTATCAGGAGGCTAAGAGCTCAAAGATCATGGAATCCTTTAAGAACCTTGTCCCTCAg CAAGCATTGGTTATCCGTGATGGTGAGAAGAAGAGTATCAATGCTGAAGACGTAGTGGTTGGTGACATTGTGGAGATTAAGGGTGGTGACAGAATCCCTGCTGATCTGCGCATTATCGCTGCACACGGATGCAAG GTGGACAATTCATCCCTTACTGGTGAATCTGAGCCCCAGACACGTACTCCTGACTTCTCCAATGACAATCCTCTAGAAACCAGGAACATTGTATTCTTTTCTACAAATTGTGTTGAAG GTTCTGCCAAAGGTGTTGTCATCAATACAGGTGATCACACTGTGATGGGTCGAATTGCCACCCTGGCCTCAAGTCTTGAGGGTGGACAGACACCAATTGCCAAAGAGATTGAACACTTTATCCACATTATTACTGGTGTGGCTGTTTTCCTGGGTGTGTCCTTCTTCATCTTGTCCCTTATTCTTGGATATGGATGGCTTGAAGCTGTCATCTTCCTTATTGGAATCATCGTTGCCAATGTGCCTGAGGGTCTGCTTGCTACAGTTACT GTGTGTCTGACTTTAACTGCCAAACGTATGGCGAAGAAGAACTGTTTGGTGAAAAATCTTGAAGCTGTAGAAACCCTTGGCTCTACCTCCACTATCTGCTCAGACAAGACAGGAACTCTGACCCAGAACCGTATGACTGTGGCACATATGTGGTTTGACAACCAAATTCATGAAGCCGACACCACAGAGAACCAAAGTGGAACCGCTTTTGACAGGAGCTCTCCCACTTGGTCTGCTCTTGCTCGTGTAGCTGGCCTGTGCAACCGTGCAGTCTTCCTTGCAGATCAAGCCAATGTTCCAATCCTTAAG AGAGAAACTGCAGGTGATGCATCAGAGTCTGCTCTGCTGAAATGTATTGAGCTCTGCTGTGGTGCAGTGAAGGACATGAGGGACAAATACCCAAAGATTGCTGAGATCCCTTTCAACTCCACCAATAAATACCAG CTCTCAATCCACAAGAACTCCAATGCTTCAGAGACAAAACACTTGCTCGTAATGAAGGGAGCTCCTGAGAGAATCCTAGACCGATGCTCAACTATTGTGCTTCAAGGaaaagagcaacctctagatgaTGAAATGAAGGATGCTTTTCAGAATGCTTATGTGGAACTGGGAGGTCTTGGAGAAAGGGTATTAG GTTTCTGCCATTACAGCCTCCCTGATGATCAGTTTCCTGAAGGCTTTGCATTTGATACAGAAGAAGTGAACTTCCCCACTGAGAACCTGTGCTTTGTTGGACTCATGGCTATGATTGATCCTCCTCGTGCTGCAGTACCTGATGCAGTGGGCAAGTGCAGGAGTGCTGGAATCAAG GTCATCATGGTTACAGGAGATCACCCAATTACAGCTAAAGCCATTGCTAAGGGTGTGGGTATCATCTCAGAAGGCAATGAGACTGTGGAAGACATCGCTGCTCGTTTAAACGTTCCTGTTGGAGATGTCGACCCCAG GGATGCAAAGGCTTGTGTGGTCCATGGTGGAGATTTAAAGGATATGACCGCAGAAGAACTGGATGGCATCCTAAGTCACCACACTGAGATTGTGTTTGCCAGAACTTCTCCACAGCAGAAATTGATAATTGTTGAAGGTTGTCAGCGACAG GGTGCCATTGTGGCTGTGACTGGAGATGGTGTTAATGATTCTCCTGCTCTGAAGAAGGCTGATATTGGTGTAGCAATGGGTATCGCTGGGTCTGATGTCTCCAAACAGGCTGCTGATATGATTCTCCTGGATGACAACTTTGCTTCTATTGTTACTGGAGTTGAGGAAG GCCGTCTGATATTTGACAACTTGAAGAAATCTATTGCATACACTCTGACAAGCAACATTCCTGAGATTTCCCCCTTCCTGCTCTTCATTATTGCAAATATTCCTCTACCTCTGGGCACTGTCACCATTTTATGTATTGACCTAGGAACTGACATG GTTCCTGCTATTTCTTTGGCATACGAAGCTGCTGAAAGTGACATCATGAAGAGACAGCCCAGAAATCCTAAAACAGACAAGCTGGTGAATGAAAGACTTATTAGTATAGCCTATGGTCAAATTG GAATGATGCAAGCTACTGCAGGATTCTTCACTTACTTTGTGATTCTTGCTGAGAATGGATTCCTGCCTGCAGACTTAATAGGAGTGCGTGTTAATTGGGATGATAAATATTACAATGATCTAGAAGACAGCTATGGCCAACAATGG ACTTATGAACGAAGAAAAATTGTGGAGTACACATGCCATACAGCATTTTTTGTCAGCATAGTAATTGTGCAATGGGCTGATCTGATCATCTGTAAGACCAGGAGGAACTCCATCCTACGACAGGGAATGAA aaACAAAATATTGATCTTTGGGTTGTTTGAGGAGACCGCTTTGGCAGCTTTCTTATCCTACTGCCCAGGCATGGACATAGCTCTTCGAATGTATCCATTGAA ACCAAGCTGGTGGTTCTGTGCCTTCCCCTATTCACTGCTCATCTTCCTTTATGATGAGGCAAGAAGGTACCTCCTTAGACGGAACCCAGGCG GATGGGTGGAAAAGGAGACATACTACTAA
- the LOC108258576 gene encoding sodium/potassium-transporting ATPase subunit alpha-1 isoform X2, with protein MGLGGSDKYKLAATSEDGKKKKKKGKKKEKDMDDLKKEVDLDDHKLTLDELHRKYGTDLDRGLTASRAKEILERDGPNALTPPPTTPEWVKFCKQLFGGFSTLLWIGAILCFLAYGIQAASEDEPTNDNLYLGIVLSAVVMITGCFSYYQEAKSSKIMESFKNLVPQQALVIRDGEKKSINAEDVVVGDIVEIKGGDRIPADLRIIAAHGCKVDNSSLTGESEPQTRTPDFSNDNPLETRNIVFFSTNCVEGSAKGVVINTGDHTVMGRIATLASSLEGGQTPIAKEIEHFIHIITGVAVFLGVSFFILSLILGYGWLEAVIFLIGIIVANVPEGLLATVTVCLTLTAKRMAKKNCLVKNLEAVETLGSTSTICSDKTGTLTQNRMTVAHMWFDNQIHEADTTENQSGTAFDRSSPTWSALARVAGLCNRAVFLADQANVPILKRETAGDASESALLKCIELCCGAVKDMRDKYPKIAEIPFNSTNKYQLSIHKNSNASETKHLLVMKGAPERILDRCSTIVLQGKEQPLDDEMKDAFQNAYVELGGLGERVLGFCHYSLPDDQFPEGFAFDTEEVNFPTENLCFVGLMAMIDPPRAAVPDAVGKCRSAGIKVIMVTGDHPITAKAIAKGVGIISEGNETVEDIAARLNVPVGDVDPRDAKACVVHGGDLKDMTAEELDGILSHHTEIVFARTSPQQKLIIVEGCQRQGAIVAVTGDGVNDSPALKKADIGVAMGIAGSDVSKQAADMILLDDNFASIVTGVEEGRLIFDNLKKSIAYTLTSNIPEISPFLLFIIANIPLPLGTVTILCIDLGTDMVPAISLAYEAAESDIMKRQPRNPKTDKLVNERLISIAYGQIGMMQATAGFFTYFVILAENGFLPADLIGVRVNWDDKYYNDLEDSYGQQWTYERRKIVEYTCHTAFFVSIVIVQWADLIICKTRRNSILRQGMKNKILIFGLFEETALAAFLSYCPGMDIALRMYPLKPSWWFCAFPYSLLIFLYDEARRYLLRRNPGGWVEKETYY; from the exons atgggATTAGGC GGCAGTGATAAGTACAAATTAGCAGCAACCTCAGAAGatgggaagaaaaagaagaaaaaggggaagaaaaaggaGAAGGACATGGATGATCTGAAAAAAGAAGTCGATCTG GATGACCATAAGTTGACCTTAGATGAGCTTCATCGCAAATATGGCACTGACCTTGACAGA GGTTTGACTGCTTCTCGTGCAAAAGAAATCCTGGAACGAGATGGACCCAATGCTCTGACACCTCCTCCTACAACCCCTGAATGGGTCAAATTCTGTAAACAGCTCTTTGGTGGATTTTCCACTTTATTGTGGATTGGAGCTATTCTTTGTTTTTTGGCATACGGAATCCAAGCTGCCTCCGAAGATGAACCAACAAATGATAAT cTGTATCTTGGAATTGTCCTATCTGCTGTTGTAATGATCACTGGCTGCTTCTCATACTATCAGGAGGCTAAGAGCTCAAAGATCATGGAATCCTTTAAGAACCTTGTCCCTCAg CAAGCATTGGTTATCCGTGATGGTGAGAAGAAGAGTATCAATGCTGAAGACGTAGTGGTTGGTGACATTGTGGAGATTAAGGGTGGTGACAGAATCCCTGCTGATCTGCGCATTATCGCTGCACACGGATGCAAG GTGGACAATTCATCCCTTACTGGTGAATCTGAGCCCCAGACACGTACTCCTGACTTCTCCAATGACAATCCTCTAGAAACCAGGAACATTGTATTCTTTTCTACAAATTGTGTTGAAG GTTCTGCCAAAGGTGTTGTCATCAATACAGGTGATCACACTGTGATGGGTCGAATTGCCACCCTGGCCTCAAGTCTTGAGGGTGGACAGACACCAATTGCCAAAGAGATTGAACACTTTATCCACATTATTACTGGTGTGGCTGTTTTCCTGGGTGTGTCCTTCTTCATCTTGTCCCTTATTCTTGGATATGGATGGCTTGAAGCTGTCATCTTCCTTATTGGAATCATCGTTGCCAATGTGCCTGAGGGTCTGCTTGCTACAGTTACT GTGTGTCTGACTTTAACTGCCAAACGTATGGCGAAGAAGAACTGTTTGGTGAAAAATCTTGAAGCTGTAGAAACCCTTGGCTCTACCTCCACTATCTGCTCAGACAAGACAGGAACTCTGACCCAGAACCGTATGACTGTGGCACATATGTGGTTTGACAACCAAATTCATGAAGCCGACACCACAGAGAACCAAAGTGGAACCGCTTTTGACAGGAGCTCTCCCACTTGGTCTGCTCTTGCTCGTGTAGCTGGCCTGTGCAACCGTGCAGTCTTCCTTGCAGATCAAGCCAATGTTCCAATCCTTAAG AGAGAAACTGCAGGTGATGCATCAGAGTCTGCTCTGCTGAAATGTATTGAGCTCTGCTGTGGTGCAGTGAAGGACATGAGGGACAAATACCCAAAGATTGCTGAGATCCCTTTCAACTCCACCAATAAATACCAG CTCTCAATCCACAAGAACTCCAATGCTTCAGAGACAAAACACTTGCTCGTAATGAAGGGAGCTCCTGAGAGAATCCTAGACCGATGCTCAACTATTGTGCTTCAAGGaaaagagcaacctctagatgaTGAAATGAAGGATGCTTTTCAGAATGCTTATGTGGAACTGGGAGGTCTTGGAGAAAGGGTATTAG GTTTCTGCCATTACAGCCTCCCTGATGATCAGTTTCCTGAAGGCTTTGCATTTGATACAGAAGAAGTGAACTTCCCCACTGAGAACCTGTGCTTTGTTGGACTCATGGCTATGATTGATCCTCCTCGTGCTGCAGTACCTGATGCAGTGGGCAAGTGCAGGAGTGCTGGAATCAAG GTCATCATGGTTACAGGAGATCACCCAATTACAGCTAAAGCCATTGCTAAGGGTGTGGGTATCATCTCAGAAGGCAATGAGACTGTGGAAGACATCGCTGCTCGTTTAAACGTTCCTGTTGGAGATGTCGACCCCAG GGATGCAAAGGCTTGTGTGGTCCATGGTGGAGATTTAAAGGATATGACCGCAGAAGAACTGGATGGCATCCTAAGTCACCACACTGAGATTGTGTTTGCCAGAACTTCTCCACAGCAGAAATTGATAATTGTTGAAGGTTGTCAGCGACAG GGTGCCATTGTGGCTGTGACTGGAGATGGTGTTAATGATTCTCCTGCTCTGAAGAAGGCTGATATTGGTGTAGCAATGGGTATCGCTGGGTCTGATGTCTCCAAACAGGCTGCTGATATGATTCTCCTGGATGACAACTTTGCTTCTATTGTTACTGGAGTTGAGGAAG GCCGTCTGATATTTGACAACTTGAAGAAATCTATTGCATACACTCTGACAAGCAACATTCCTGAGATTTCCCCCTTCCTGCTCTTCATTATTGCAAATATTCCTCTACCTCTGGGCACTGTCACCATTTTATGTATTGACCTAGGAACTGACATG GTTCCTGCTATTTCTTTGGCATACGAAGCTGCTGAAAGTGACATCATGAAGAGACAGCCCAGAAATCCTAAAACAGACAAGCTGGTGAATGAAAGACTTATTAGTATAGCCTATGGTCAAATTG GAATGATGCAAGCTACTGCAGGATTCTTCACTTACTTTGTGATTCTTGCTGAGAATGGATTCCTGCCTGCAGACTTAATAGGAGTGCGTGTTAATTGGGATGATAAATATTACAATGATCTAGAAGACAGCTATGGCCAACAATGG ACTTATGAACGAAGAAAAATTGTGGAGTACACATGCCATACAGCATTTTTTGTCAGCATAGTAATTGTGCAATGGGCTGATCTGATCATCTGTAAGACCAGGAGGAACTCCATCCTACGACAGGGAATGAA aaACAAAATATTGATCTTTGGGTTGTTTGAGGAGACCGCTTTGGCAGCTTTCTTATCCTACTGCCCAGGCATGGACATAGCTCTTCGAATGTATCCATTGAA ACCAAGCTGGTGGTTCTGTGCCTTCCCCTATTCACTGCTCATCTTCCTTTATGATGAGGCAAGAAGGTACCTCCTTAGACGGAACCCAGGCG GATGGGTGGAAAAGGAGACATACTACTAA